ACTCGCTCGATCTCCACTCCTTCGTGCCGACGGATGTCCGGCCGGTCGTTGAGGAGTACTTAAAGGAAGCTGCGGCGAGGGGCTTCCGCGAGGTCCGGCTCATCCACGGCCGCGGCATCGGCGTCCAGCGCGCGAGCGTGCAGGGGCTGCTTGCCGGGCATCCTCTGGTGGAGCGCTTCTTCGACGCGCCGCCTGAGCGCGGCGGCTGGGGGGCGACTGTCGTGGTCCTGAAGGTTTAGTCCCGATCCGCGCGGAGTAGGATCATCCGGTCCGTGAAGGACTCGATGCGCCCCCGCTCGATCCTGAAGCCGAAGCCTTCCCGGCAGCGCGCCGGCGCCGCAAGCACGAAGCGTTCGAGGTCGGCCTTGGCCTCCGGGCTCATTCTCATCCGCTCCGTCCACTCCTCCCACTTTCGCACCTTGCTGACCATGCCCTCGTCGATCACCGTCATGCCCGCCGCCTTGAGGAATGCCGCCCACTCCCGCTGGGGCAGTGAGCGCACATGCGAAGGGTCCCGCCGCTTCTCGACCTCGAGAATGAAGGCAGCCAGCTCCCGGTCGTCGTGACCCAGGATATCCTGGAGGAGGAAGGAGCCGCCGGGCCTGAGCACGCGGGCGACTTCCCTGAGGGCGGGCAGGATGGCGGGGAAGTGGTGCGCGGCGATGCGGCACGTCACGACGCCGAACGAGCCATCCCGGAAGGGTAGGGCCTCGACGTCCGACGCCAGGAAGCGGACATTGACCGCACCACCCTTGTCCCGGGCGAAGCCGCGCGCGGCCTCGAGCATCGGCGGCGTCAGGTCGATCGCGATCACGGTGGGCGTGAAGCCGGCGAAGGCGAGCGCCGTGTGGCCGCCGCCCGTCGCGACGTCGAGCACGCGCTCGGCTCCGCGCCGGCGCCCCCACGCGACGAGGCGCTCGAGGTCCTCGCCTCCCGCGTGGCCGGCGCTCGTGACGTAGTCCTGGGCGCTCTGGCCGAACTGCGCCTGAACCTGCGCCTTCTGCCTGTCGCTCACGCGGCGGGGCCCTGCGGACGCTCGGCGACGTGGCGGAAGAGGAAATCCGCGTCGAGGGGCGTCAGGTCGAAGCGCCGGCTGGCCTCGTCCACCAGCTTCACGCGGTCGGCGGCCGGCTGCTCCCGCAGCCGCTCCTCGATCCACGCGACGGCCTGCTTGATCGGCGCTTCGCCCTGGGCCATGGTCGCTACTAGCCGCCCTCCCGCTCGAACTTCGTCTTCCACTCCTTGTTGACGTCTTCGATCCCGGGGATGTGCTTGATGGTGCTCCACGTGGCGCGCGCGGCGCCCCGCATCGCGTACATCAGGGTCTCGCTGATCTCATCCTCGGTGGCGCCGGCTTGCTTCGCAGCCGCGAAGCGTCCGGGCACTCAGGACGTGCAGCCGGCCGCGGCCATGGCGGCCATCGCGACCAGCTGCATGGTCTTGGGGT
The DNA window shown above is from Candidatus Methylomirabilota bacterium and carries:
- a CDS encoding carboxymuconolactone decarboxylase family protein, producing MGPMKEFAGVYYREGALDPKTMQLVAMAAMAAAGCTS
- a CDS encoding class I SAM-dependent methyltransferase, producing MSDRQKAQVQAQFGQSAQDYVTSAGHAGGEDLERLVAWGRRRGAERVLDVATGGGHTALAFAGFTPTVIAIDLTPPMLEAARGFARDKGGAVNVRFLASDVEALPFRDGSFGVVTCRIAAHHFPAILPALREVARVLRPGGSFLLQDILGHDDRELAAFILEVEKRRDPSHVRSLPQREWAAFLKAAGMTVIDEGMVSKVRKWEEWTERMRMSPEAKADLERFVLAAPARCREGFGFRIERGRIESFTDRMILLRADRD
- a CDS encoding Smr/MutS family protein, producing MDPSDPVSLPIEDSLDLHSFVPTDVRPVVEEYLKEAAARGFREVRLIHGRGIGVQRASVQGLLAGHPLVERFFDAPPERGGWGATVVVLKV